From Cygnus atratus isolate AKBS03 ecotype Queensland, Australia chromosome 1, CAtr_DNAZoo_HiC_assembly, whole genome shotgun sequence, the proteins below share one genomic window:
- the LOC118245075 gene encoding lymphotactin-like yields MKLHTAVILVIFWLGVFTVHTAKGSVGSQPMRKFACVNLSTQKLDIRQLVNYEKQQVPLNAVMFITAKGIKICVHPDQKWVQVAMKRIDQKRTAKKK; encoded by the exons ATGAAGCTCCATACTGCAGTTATCCTGGTCATCTTCTGGCTTGGTGTCTTCACCGTGCACACAGCAAAAG GAAGCGTTGGAAGTCAACCAATGCGCAAATTTGCTTGTGTAAATCTATCTACACAGAAACTGGACATCAGACAGCTTGTCAACTACGAAAAGCAACAAGTTCCATTAAACGCTGTCAT gttTATCACTGCAAAAGGTATCAAGATCTGTGTACACCCTGATCAGAAATGGGTGCAGGTTGCTATGAAGAGAATAGACCAAAAACGTAccgccaaaaaaaaataa